A single window of Flagellimonas maritima DNA harbors:
- the tilS gene encoding tRNA lysidine(34) synthetase TilS, which translates to MLKQFTEHINTNFSFLREKRLLLACSGGIDSVALAYLAVGDELDVTLVHCNFNLREKESDEDEVFVQNLSDQLKTPFLVKSFDTGQYAKNHKVSVQMAARELRYKWFNEVMETEGFDYVLTAHHADDSLETFIINLSRGTGIDGLLGIPAKNGRVVRPLLDFSRNDILNYAKNENIKWREDSSNKESKYLRNKIRLEIVPKLKELHPTFSENFQKTQNHLDQTNAILKNHIGEMKKALFYKDDDHYKIDIIELLKLQPIDAYLYQLFHEFGFTEWDNVSALLSGTSGKEVRSKTHSLLKDRTHLILSERKDAANSFFFISDKDSRLEVPVQLIFEAVDTLGKASKNVVFLDKEKLNYPLVLRNWEKGDYFYPFGMKGTKKVSKFFKDEKMDMYSKSKQWLLCSGDTIIWVVGKRMDERFKVDASTRSILKITLLT; encoded by the coding sequence ATGCTTAAACAATTCACTGAACACATCAATACAAATTTTTCCTTTTTAAGGGAGAAACGGCTGTTGTTGGCCTGTAGTGGTGGGATTGATAGCGTTGCATTGGCGTATTTGGCGGTCGGCGATGAATTGGATGTTACTCTGGTCCATTGCAATTTTAATCTTAGGGAAAAAGAAAGCGATGAAGATGAGGTCTTTGTACAAAATCTTTCAGACCAACTTAAAACTCCTTTTTTGGTAAAATCCTTTGATACAGGACAATACGCTAAAAACCATAAAGTTTCGGTTCAAATGGCAGCTCGGGAGTTGCGCTATAAATGGTTTAATGAAGTAATGGAAACCGAAGGATTTGATTACGTCCTTACTGCACACCATGCCGATGATAGTTTGGAAACCTTCATAATAAACCTTTCGAGAGGTACGGGAATTGATGGCCTACTAGGTATTCCCGCAAAGAACGGAAGGGTAGTCAGACCGTTATTGGATTTTTCTAGGAACGATATTTTAAATTATGCTAAAAACGAAAATATCAAATGGCGAGAGGATAGTAGCAATAAAGAAAGTAAATATCTACGTAATAAAATCCGATTGGAAATTGTACCAAAATTAAAAGAACTTCACCCAACATTTTCCGAGAATTTTCAAAAGACGCAAAATCATCTTGATCAAACCAATGCAATATTGAAAAATCATATTGGCGAGATGAAAAAAGCATTGTTTTATAAGGACGATGATCACTATAAAATTGATATAATCGAATTACTGAAACTACAACCCATCGATGCCTACTTGTATCAGCTTTTTCACGAATTTGGATTTACCGAATGGGATAATGTGAGCGCATTGCTATCAGGAACCAGTGGAAAAGAGGTGCGTTCAAAGACACATAGTTTGCTAAAGGACAGAACGCATTTGATACTTAGTGAACGAAAAGATGCTGCAAATAGTTTTTTTTTTATTTCTGATAAAGATTCAAGGTTGGAAGTTCCGGTCCAATTGATATTTGAAGCGGTCGATACTTTGGGAAAAGCATCAAAAAATGTAGTTTTTTTGGATAAGGAAAAGTTAAACTATCCGTTAGTATTAAGGAATTGGGAAAAAGGCGACTACTTTTATCCATTTGGAATGAAAGGGACGAAAAAGGTTTCCAAGTTCTTTAAAGATGAAAAAATGGATATGTATTCCAAATCCAAACAATGGTTATTGTGTTCGGGCGATACGATTATCTGGGTTGTTGGAAAGCGAATGGATGAACGTTTTAAAGTAGATGCATCGACCAGGAGCATCTTAAAAATTACACTGCTAACATGA
- a CDS encoding anthranilate synthase component I family protein, which translates to MRKHRSFSIAQSLEIKDALLEWSKKYSQIVWLDSNGHTDSYGSFDSILAVSQVPNDQVIKTVDEARKRIGKTKDWLFGYLSYDLKNDIENLSSNNFDGLDFPKIYFFQPSKIIHIKDGEIGFSYLEAYGEEIEQDYIKIKSITDSERSKIELNQPVHIKMRIHKDAYFDKLNRLLGHIHRGDIYEANFCQEFYSENTEIDPLGTYRKLNAISKPPFAAFLRHNDKYALCASPERYLRKIHQTLISQPIKGTAPRGKNQVEDELFKNQLEHDEKERAENIMITDLVRNDLSKSALKGSVEVKELCKVYTFEQVHQMVSTVVSKIPKGKNPFELIQETFPMGSMTGAPKVSAMKIIEALEETKRGLYSGAVGYFEPNGDFDFNVVIRSILYNEKAKYVSFSVGSAITAKSDPEKEYQECLLKAKAMRSVLEGG; encoded by the coding sequence TTGCGAAAGCATCGCTCATTTTCAATTGCCCAGTCTTTAGAAATAAAGGATGCTCTGCTCGAATGGTCAAAGAAGTATTCACAGATCGTCTGGTTGGACAGTAACGGACATACGGATAGCTACGGCTCATTTGATTCAATTTTGGCGGTTTCCCAAGTACCAAATGATCAAGTAATAAAAACGGTCGATGAAGCACGCAAACGTATCGGTAAAACCAAAGATTGGCTATTTGGCTACTTATCCTACGATTTAAAAAATGATATAGAAAATTTGTCATCAAATAATTTTGATGGCTTGGACTTTCCTAAGATTTATTTCTTTCAACCGTCAAAAATTATACATATTAAAGATGGAGAAATCGGTTTTTCGTATTTGGAGGCCTATGGAGAAGAAATTGAACAAGACTATATCAAAATAAAATCAATAACGGACAGTGAAAGGTCGAAAATTGAGTTGAATCAACCTGTACATATTAAAATGCGTATTCATAAAGATGCGTATTTTGATAAATTGAATAGATTATTGGGACATATTCATCGTGGCGATATCTATGAAGCAAATTTTTGTCAAGAGTTTTATTCGGAAAATACGGAGATTGACCCCTTAGGGACTTATAGAAAACTCAATGCTATTTCGAAGCCTCCTTTTGCAGCTTTTTTAAGACACAATGACAAATATGCATTATGTGCTTCACCCGAGCGTTATTTGAGAAAAATACACCAAACGCTTATTTCCCAACCTATAAAAGGAACAGCTCCCAGAGGAAAAAATCAGGTAGAAGATGAATTGTTCAAAAATCAACTTGAGCATGACGAAAAAGAACGAGCGGAGAACATTATGATTACCGATTTGGTTCGGAACGACCTATCCAAAAGTGCTTTAAAAGGAAGTGTGGAAGTTAAGGAGCTCTGTAAGGTATATACTTTTGAACAGGTCCACCAGATGGTTTCTACGGTTGTTTCAAAAATTCCAAAAGGCAAAAACCCTTTCGAACTGATTCAAGAGACTTTCCCCATGGGTAGTATGACAGGCGCCCCCAAAGTTTCCGCCATGAAAATCATTGAAGCGTTGGAAGAGACAAAACGAGGACTATATAGTGGAGCGGTCGGTTATTTTGAACCTAACGGAGATTTTGATTTTAATGTAGTTATCCGAAGTATTCTTTATAATGAAAAAGCAAAATATGTTTCCTTTTCCGTAGGAAGTGCCATCACGGCCAAATCCGACCCTGAAAAAGAATATCAAGAATGTTTGCTCAAGGCAAAAGCAATGCGGAGCGTATTGGAGGGGGGTTGA
- a CDS encoding NADPH-dependent FMN reductase — MATILAFAGSNSSTSINHKLVKYTTSLIKTHKIQLYDMTRYPFPMYSEDDEKRKGFSNSLVEFKNDIQRADALVISVNEYNGNPSGYFKNVIDWLSRLERKFLQDKTIFLMSTSGGKGGAANSLKVVKNMLPIFGADIVATFSLPSFKENFTEDGIVDKHLKDGHQKALDTFLQNLK; from the coding sequence ATGGCTACAATTTTGGCTTTCGCAGGCAGTAATTCTTCAACTTCTATTAATCACAAACTGGTAAAATACACTACCTCTTTGATTAAAACGCATAAAATTCAGCTTTATGACATGACCAGATACCCGTTCCCCATGTATAGCGAAGATGATGAAAAGCGAAAAGGCTTTTCAAATTCCTTGGTCGAATTCAAGAACGATATCCAACGTGCCGATGCTCTTGTGATTTCTGTAAATGAATATAATGGAAATCCATCTGGTTACTTTAAAAATGTTATAGATTGGTTATCCAGATTGGAGCGTAAATTTTTACAGGATAAAACTATTTTTTTGATGTCCACTTCGGGTGGGAAAGGTGGTGCTGCCAATTCACTGAAAGTTGTTAAAAATATGTTGCCCATATTTGGTGCCGATATTGTTGCAACATTTTCCCTACCATCGTTCAAAGAAAATTTTACCGAGGATGGGATTGTGGATAAGCATTTAAAAGACGGTCACCAAAAGGCCTTGGATACATTTCTTCAAAACTTAAAGTAA
- a CDS encoding heparan-alpha-glucosaminide N-acetyltransferase domain-containing protein, with translation MKTKTNRLFFIDAMRAWAILMMLQGHFIDGLLDPVFRDRDNILFSVWLYFRGITAPVFFTVSGFIFTYLLIKAPKKGFENPRIKKGIRRGLQLLLIGYLLRMNLFGILIGEIYDSFYLVDVLHCIGLSILALIGTYLFSIKRKKYVFPSILLGTTLVLFLFEPIYDEWSFSFLPAAIGNYFTKSNGSVFTIIPWLGYATLGGFVSTLFYKFKNYKYLYEVAIGTALVLGSLLIFTSSDVFLYIHRLTRIQLFADIFFNNYLFIRLGDVFIVFAVFMLLRRFMTHTTVLKIGSSTLSIYVIHFIILYGSFTGLGLYRFFNHTLIPSIVIPGALAFMFTCTYLALRYHKHEAEIKANIATGKDYAKKQSIGLYKVSKPMLREISVRVKLFLSKVFGIAKS, from the coding sequence ATGAAAACCAAAACCAACAGATTATTTTTTATAGACGCCATGCGCGCATGGGCCATTTTGATGATGCTCCAAGGGCATTTTATCGATGGGCTTCTAGACCCTGTTTTTAGGGATAGGGATAATATACTTTTTAGCGTTTGGCTTTATTTTAGGGGCATTACCGCTCCTGTTTTCTTTACCGTCTCTGGTTTTATTTTTACTTATCTGTTGATTAAGGCTCCTAAAAAGGGTTTTGAAAACCCGAGAATAAAAAAGGGTATCCGACGTGGGTTACAATTATTGCTGATCGGATACTTGTTGCGAATGAACCTTTTTGGAATATTGATAGGGGAAATTTACGATTCTTTTTATTTGGTCGATGTGTTGCATTGTATAGGACTTTCCATTTTGGCACTGATAGGAACCTACCTCTTTTCCATTAAAAGGAAAAAATACGTTTTTCCAAGTATACTTTTAGGAACTACCCTAGTTTTGTTCCTGTTTGAACCAATATATGATGAGTGGTCATTTTCTTTTTTACCAGCTGCCATTGGAAATTATTTTACTAAGTCAAATGGTTCCGTATTCACAATAATCCCTTGGCTTGGTTACGCCACGCTTGGCGGATTTGTTTCTACCCTATTTTATAAGTTTAAAAACTACAAGTATTTGTATGAAGTTGCCATTGGCACGGCATTGGTCTTAGGTTCCTTGCTGATTTTTACTTCTTCCGATGTTTTCCTGTATATACATAGATTGACACGTATTCAGTTGTTCGCGGATATCTTTTTCAACAATTACCTGTTCATTCGATTGGGCGATGTTTTTATTGTCTTTGCGGTCTTTATGTTGCTCCGTAGATTCATGACCCATACAACGGTTTTGAAGATAGGTTCCAGTACGCTTTCCATTTACGTGATTCATTTTATCATTTTGTACGGAAGCTTTACGGGATTGGGACTGTATCGGTTTTTTAACCATACTTTAATCCCTTCGATTGTTATTCCAGGGGCTTTGGCATTTATGTTCACATGCACCTATTTGGCTTTGAGATACCATAAGCATGAAGCTGAAATTAAGGCGAATATTGCTACTGGCAAAGATTATGCAAAAAAACAAAGCATTGGCCTTTACAAAGTAAGTAAACCAATGCTTAGAGAAATTTCCGTTAGGGTAAAACTCTTTTTGAGCAAGGTTTTTGGTATTGCCAAATCCTAA
- the lpdA gene encoding dihydrolipoyl dehydrogenase codes for MNQYDVAVIGSGPGGYVAAIRCAQLGMKTAIIEKYSTLGGTCLNVGCIPSKALLDSSHHYEDAVKHFEEHGIDIPGEVKVNLEQMIARKQGVVDQTTKGIQFLMDKNKIDVYEGLGSFKDSTHINIDKTGGEKETIEAKHIIIATGSKPSTLPFIEIDKERIITSTEALKLKEIPKHMIIIGGGVIGLELGQVYKRLGAEVSVVEYMDRIIPGMDGALSKELMKAMKKQKVKFNLSHKVKSVERKGDEIIIKADNKKGEEVTFTGDYCLVSVGRSPFTDGLNAEAAGVKLDDRGRVAVNEHLQTNISNIYAIGDVVRGAMLAHKAEEEGTMVAELIAGQKPHIDYNLIPGVVYTWPEVAAVGKTEEELKDAGIEYKVGQFPMRALGRARASMDIDGFVKILADKTTDEVLGVHMIGARCADLITEGVTAMEFRASAEDMARMSHAHPTYAEAVKEAALAATEDRAIHI; via the coding sequence ATGAATCAATATGATGTGGCCGTAATTGGCTCTGGGCCTGGAGGCTATGTAGCAGCGATTCGCTGTGCACAATTGGGAATGAAAACCGCCATAATAGAAAAGTACAGTACCCTTGGTGGAACATGTCTTAATGTTGGCTGTATTCCTTCTAAAGCACTTTTGGATTCTTCCCATCATTACGAGGATGCTGTAAAACATTTTGAAGAACACGGAATCGATATTCCCGGCGAAGTCAAAGTGAATCTGGAGCAAATGATTGCAAGAAAACAAGGTGTAGTTGACCAAACGACCAAGGGCATTCAATTTTTGATGGACAAGAATAAAATAGATGTATATGAAGGTTTGGGCAGTTTCAAGGATTCCACACATATAAATATTGACAAGACCGGTGGCGAAAAGGAAACCATTGAAGCTAAACATATCATTATAGCCACGGGTTCCAAGCCATCTACCTTACCTTTTATCGAAATAGATAAAGAGCGAATCATAACATCTACCGAAGCTTTAAAACTAAAAGAAATCCCAAAACACATGATTATCATTGGTGGTGGGGTCATTGGTCTGGAACTTGGTCAGGTATACAAACGTCTCGGTGCTGAAGTCAGTGTTGTGGAATACATGGATCGTATTATTCCTGGTATGGATGGAGCGCTTTCCAAGGAGTTGATGAAGGCCATGAAAAAACAGAAGGTAAAGTTCAATCTTTCCCACAAGGTGAAGTCGGTCGAGCGAAAAGGTGATGAGATTATCATAAAAGCAGACAACAAAAAAGGAGAAGAAGTCACGTTCACGGGAGACTATTGTTTGGTTTCCGTTGGGCGAAGCCCTTTTACCGATGGATTGAACGCAGAAGCCGCTGGAGTAAAATTGGATGATAGGGGCAGAGTAGCGGTTAACGAGCATTTACAGACGAACATTTCCAATATATATGCCATTGGGGATGTGGTACGTGGTGCCATGTTGGCACACAAGGCCGAAGAGGAAGGCACTATGGTAGCTGAATTGATTGCAGGGCAAAAACCACATATAGATTACAATTTGATTCCAGGAGTAGTATACACTTGGCCCGAGGTTGCAGCAGTAGGGAAAACAGAAGAAGAATTAAAAGATGCGGGTATCGAATACAAAGTAGGACAGTTCCCAATGCGTGCTTTAGGACGTGCAAGAGCCAGTATGGATATTGATGGGTTCGTAAAAATTTTGGCAGATAAAACTACTGATGAAGTATTGGGAGTCCACATGATAGGAGCTCGTTGTGCCGACCTAATAACCGAAGGAGTAACCGCGATGGAATTTAGGGCATCTGCAGAAGATATGGCCCGCATGAGCCACGCACACCCAACGTATGCCGAAGCGGTAAAAGAGGCTGCATTGGCCGCTACGGAAGACAGGGCGATACATATCTAA
- a CDS encoding Lrp/AsnC family transcriptional regulator — MDLDEKDKKLIKLLQDNCKKTTKEYADSLELSKTAVYERIRRLERQGIITKYVALIDKEAVQRDFTVLCHVRLVQHTKENVLRFEREILKLDEVSECFHISGDYDYILKINVKNMKEYREFMVAKLTAISNIGSTQSSFSIKEVKNSPSVFVGFGDD, encoded by the coding sequence ATGGATTTGGATGAAAAGGATAAAAAACTGATAAAACTCCTTCAGGATAACTGTAAAAAGACCACAAAGGAATATGCGGATAGTCTAGAACTATCAAAAACAGCAGTTTATGAACGTATACGTCGGCTTGAACGGCAAGGGATTATTACCAAGTATGTAGCATTGATCGATAAAGAAGCAGTACAACGGGATTTTACGGTATTGTGCCATGTAAGACTGGTACAGCACACAAAGGAAAACGTACTCAGGTTTGAACGGGAAATCTTGAAATTGGATGAAGTTTCGGAATGCTTTCATATTAGCGGTGACTATGACTACATATTGAAGATAAACGTGAAAAATATGAAAGAGTATCGCGAATTTATGGTAGCTAAGTTAACAGCCATTAGCAATATAGGAAGTACACAAAGTTCCTTTTCCATAAAGGAAGTAAAGAACAGTCCTTCAGTTTTTGTTGGCTTCGGCGATGATTAA
- a CDS encoding aminotransferase class I/II-fold pyridoxal phosphate-dependent enzyme: MDYKASEHIQDLQYFGEFGGVNPSISDSSTYTFLSAKTMFDTFEGNTEGCYLYSRHSSPSNLYLGEAMAQLEGTEAANVYASGMGAISAVIMQLCNANEHIVCSRTIYGGTFAFLKNFLKKFNISTSFIDITDLEIVEQAITTETKMIYCEAVSNPLLEVANIRALSNLAKKYGIPLVVDNTFSPLNINAAKLGADVVVHSLTKFINGSSDCVAGAVCASSEFCLSLKDVNNGAGMLLGSTLDSLRAASILKNMRTLHVRIKKHSENAQYLANAFERDGLKVVYPGLKSHQGHETMKTQMNSEYGFGGLMTLDVGSLDKANTLMELMQKEKLGYLAVSLGFYKTLFSAPGTSTSSEIPLEEQEKLGLSQGLIRFSIGLDNNIHETYLSMRSCMEQLGILGKTVRPILTKVP; this comes from the coding sequence ATGGACTACAAGGCATCGGAACATATTCAGGATTTGCAGTATTTTGGAGAATTTGGTGGGGTAAACCCATCTATATCAGACTCATCGACCTATACATTCCTATCGGCAAAAACCATGTTCGATACTTTTGAAGGAAATACCGAAGGTTGTTATTTATATAGCCGGCATTCCTCCCCATCAAATTTATATTTAGGCGAGGCTATGGCCCAATTGGAGGGAACCGAAGCTGCTAATGTGTATGCGAGCGGCATGGGAGCCATCAGCGCCGTAATTATGCAACTTTGTAACGCAAACGAGCATATCGTTTGTAGCCGAACAATTTATGGGGGCACCTTTGCATTCTTGAAAAACTTTTTGAAGAAATTCAATATTTCCACTTCTTTTATTGATATCACCGATCTTGAAATTGTAGAACAAGCGATTACAACGGAAACGAAAATGATTTACTGCGAAGCGGTCAGCAACCCTTTGCTTGAAGTTGCCAATATTAGAGCGCTTTCAAATCTGGCCAAGAAATATGGAATTCCTTTAGTAGTTGATAATACGTTTTCGCCTTTGAATATCAATGCCGCTAAACTTGGCGCCGATGTTGTTGTTCACAGTCTTACCAAATTCATTAATGGAAGTAGTGATTGTGTGGCGGGAGCCGTTTGCGCTTCTTCAGAGTTTTGCCTTAGCTTAAAAGATGTAAACAATGGTGCCGGGATGCTGTTGGGAAGCACCTTGGACAGCCTTAGAGCAGCCTCTATCCTTAAAAATATGCGAACCTTGCATGTTCGTATAAAAAAGCACAGTGAAAATGCACAGTATTTGGCAAATGCCTTTGAAAGAGATGGTCTTAAAGTCGTATACCCGGGCCTAAAAAGTCATCAAGGTCACGAAACCATGAAAACACAGATGAATTCAGAATATGGTTTTGGAGGTTTAATGACTTTGGACGTAGGTTCATTGGACAAGGCCAATACACTTATGGAATTGATGCAAAAAGAGAAACTGGGGTATTTGGCGGTAAGCTTAGGTTTTTACAAAACGTTGTTCAGTGCTCCAGGAACCTCCACATCTTCTGAAATACCATTAGAGGAACAGGAAAAGCTCGGACTGTCCCAAGGACTAATTCGATTTTCCATAGGTCTGGACAACAATATTCATGAAACCTACCTGTCCATGCGCTCCTGTATGGAACAATTAGGAATCCTTGGCAAGACCGTGCGACCAATATTGACAAAAGTACCATAA
- the nhaC gene encoding Na+/H+ antiporter NhaC has translation MSAEKKKAKFREDEQIIENKELNIWEALIPVFALVGMLAYNVYVFGDDALSGSNQFILLLGGAVAAIVGFFNKVSYKRMIAEVAENVKSTTGALLILLMVGALSGTWLVSGIIPAMIYYGLQILNPTIFLAACVIICAIISIATGSSWTTAATVGIALIGIGEALGISLGMTAGAVLSGAYFGDKMSPLSDTTNLAPAMAGGDLFSHIRYMTWTTIPTISITLVVFIILGFTIDTSGVTDTDAILQNIGASFNINGWLFIVPLAVIFLIVKKAPPLLALLIGTLLGGLFALIFQPEIVTELGGGTSLNFESSYKGILNAITVDTAIATEDPALNDLFSSGGMAGMLGTIWLIVCAMVFGGIMDGIGALERITKSLLSMAKTTFGLFASTVGSCLALNITASDQYLALVVPGKMFSKAYREKGLAPENLSRTLEDSGTVTSVLVPWNTCGAYHSGVLGVSVGEYFLYAIFNWLSPFMTLLFAALKIKLKQLATPTSTQEKSMQKF, from the coding sequence ATGTCAGCAGAAAAGAAAAAAGCCAAATTTAGAGAAGACGAGCAAATCATTGAAAATAAAGAACTGAATATTTGGGAGGCTTTAATTCCCGTTTTTGCGCTTGTTGGAATGTTGGCCTATAATGTTTATGTTTTTGGGGACGATGCATTAAGTGGTTCCAATCAGTTCATTCTTCTATTGGGCGGAGCCGTTGCCGCAATCGTTGGTTTTTTTAATAAGGTATCCTATAAACGTATGATAGCCGAAGTGGCGGAGAATGTCAAATCCACTACTGGGGCATTGCTCATCCTTTTAATGGTCGGTGCGCTGTCCGGTACCTGGTTGGTAAGTGGCATTATTCCCGCCATGATCTATTACGGTTTACAAATCCTGAATCCTACAATTTTCTTGGCAGCTTGTGTAATCATCTGTGCCATTATTTCCATTGCTACCGGGAGCAGTTGGACAACCGCAGCTACAGTAGGCATAGCATTGATTGGTATTGGGGAAGCTTTGGGCATATCCTTGGGCATGACTGCGGGCGCAGTACTTTCCGGGGCATACTTTGGGGATAAAATGTCTCCATTGAGCGATACTACCAACTTGGCCCCTGCAATGGCCGGGGGCGACCTGTTTTCACACATTCGGTATATGACCTGGACTACTATTCCTACCATATCCATAACGCTTGTAGTCTTTATTATTCTAGGTTTTACCATAGATACCTCTGGTGTTACCGATACGGATGCCATTCTACAAAATATAGGTGCCAGCTTTAATATCAATGGTTGGCTTTTTATTGTTCCGCTGGCGGTTATATTTTTGATAGTAAAAAAAGCGCCACCCTTGCTTGCGCTATTAATCGGGACCTTGTTGGGCGGTCTGTTCGCTTTAATTTTTCAACCAGAAATCGTTACCGAGCTTGGTGGCGGTACAAGTTTAAATTTTGAATCCAGTTATAAGGGTATTTTAAACGCCATAACCGTGGATACAGCTATCGCTACAGAAGACCCCGCATTGAACGATTTGTTCTCGTCAGGTGGCATGGCGGGAATGCTGGGCACCATCTGGCTCATTGTTTGTGCTATGGTCTTTGGCGGTATCATGGACGGTATAGGAGCTTTGGAACGAATTACAAAATCATTGTTGAGCATGGCCAAAACCACATTTGGTCTTTTTGCAAGTACTGTAGGCAGCTGTCTGGCTTTAAATATTACGGCATCCGACCAATATCTAGCCTTGGTGGTTCCAGGCAAAATGTTTTCAAAAGCATATCGAGAAAAAGGATTGGCACCGGAAAACCTGAGTAGAACATTGGAAGATTCGGGAACCGTGACTTCGGTTTTGGTACCTTGGAATACTTGCGGCGCTTATCATAGTGGTGTTTTGGGCGTAAGTGTTGGTGAGTATTTCCTATATGCAATTTTCAACTGGTTAAGTCCATTTATGACGCTGCTTTTCGCGGCATTAAAAATTAAATTAAAACAACTTGCAACTCCCACTTCTACACAAGAAAAATCTATGCAAAAATTTTAA
- the tpx gene encoding thiol peroxidase, with the protein MASITLGGEPATTVGELPSKNEMAPNFTLTKSDLSPVSLSDYIGHKIIMNIFPSVDTGTCAKSVRQFNEEATELENTKVLCISKDLPFAQARFCGAEGIENVDMLSDYKTGNFGRDYGLSFADSAFVTLHSRCIIVLDGNGKIIHTEQVAETADEPNYKAALEALMDA; encoded by the coding sequence ATGGCATCAATAACTTTAGGTGGGGAACCAGCAACCACTGTTGGCGAACTACCCTCTAAAAATGAAATGGCACCAAATTTCACACTGACCAAATCAGACCTTTCGCCAGTCTCACTTTCAGATTATATAGGTCACAAAATAATCATGAATATTTTTCCCAGCGTAGATACGGGTACATGCGCAAAATCAGTGCGGCAGTTTAATGAAGAGGCGACAGAATTGGAAAACACGAAGGTTTTGTGTATATCCAAAGATCTACCTTTCGCACAAGCCCGTTTTTGTGGTGCCGAAGGAATCGAAAATGTAGATATGCTCTCAGATTACAAAACAGGCAACTTTGGTAGGGATTACGGTCTTTCGTTCGCTGACAGTGCCTTTGTCACCCTGCATTCCAGATGTATCATAGTATTGGATGGGAACGGAAAAATAATCCATACGGAACAAGTAGCTGAAACTGCGGACGAACCTAATTACAAAGCCGCTTTGGAAGCGCTCATGGATGCCTAA
- a CDS encoding diacylglycerol kinase family protein: MPKESFLKNRIRSVGFALKGMFLLLRTEASIKIQFVIALFITGIGFYFEISRMEWIMQLLAIGMVMGIEGMNTAVEKIADYIQPKYDLKIGLIKDISAGAVMIVSIIATIVGLIIYVPKLI; encoded by the coding sequence ATGCCTAAAGAATCTTTCTTAAAAAATAGGATACGGAGTGTTGGATTCGCACTTAAAGGTATGTTTCTGCTGTTACGGACCGAAGCAAGTATTAAAATCCAATTTGTAATAGCACTATTTATTACAGGCATAGGTTTCTATTTTGAGATTTCTAGAATGGAATGGATCATGCAGTTATTGGCAATTGGAATGGTCATGGGCATTGAAGGCATGAATACCGCAGTAGAGAAAATAGCTGACTATATTCAACCAAAATATGACTTAAAAATAGGCTTGATAAAAGATATTTCCGCCGGGGCCGTTATGATAGTATCCATCATCGCAACTATCGTAGGGCTCATTATTTATGTGCCAAAATTGATTTGA